A genomic region of Trifolium pratense cultivar HEN17-A07 linkage group LG3, ARS_RC_1.1, whole genome shotgun sequence contains the following coding sequences:
- the LOC123914017 gene encoding putative dihydroflavonol 4-reductase: MCEGMKKVVVTGASGYLGGRLCHALLRQGYSVKALVRRTSDLSQLPPLSEIIYGDVTDFSSLLSAFSDCSVVFHLAALVEPWLPDPSKFFSVNVEGLKNVLEAVKQTKTVEKLIYTSSFFAIGPTDGAIADENQFHHEKFFCTEYEKSKVATDKIALQAASEGVPIVLLYPGVIYGPGKVTGGNVVAKMLIERFSGRLPGYIGNGNDKCSFSHVDDVVEGHIAAMEKGKIGERYLLTGENASFNQVFDMAAVITNTRKPMVSIPLWVIELYGWLSVLFSRITGKLPLISPPTVDVLRHQWEYSCEKAKRELDYKPRSLREGLAEVLLWLKNLGLIRY, translated from the exons ATGTGTGAAGGAATGAAGAAG GTAGTGGTGACCGGTGCATCCGGTTACCTTGGTGGAAGGCTCTGTCACGCCCTCCTCCGTCAAGGTTACTCCGTTAAGGCTCTCGTCAGACGCACCAGCGATCTTTCCCAACTTCCTCCCCTTTCCGAAATTATCTACGGCGACGTCACCGACTTTTCCTCTCTCCTCTCTGCTTTCTCCGACTGCTCCGTCGTCTTCCACCTCGCCGCTCTCGTTGAGCCTTGGCTCCCTGATCCCTCTAAATTCTTCTCC GTCAACGTTGAAGGTTTGAAGAATGTGTTAGAAGCAGTGAAACAAACTAAAACGGTGGAGAAACTCATATATACGTCGTCGTTTTTCGCTATAGGACCAACCGACGGAGCTATTGCCGATGAGAATCAA TTTCATCATGAGAAATTTTTCTGCACGGAATATGAGAAATCAAAGGTTGCCACTGACAAAATTGCACTTCAAGCTGCATCTGAAGGGGTGCCAATAGTATTGCTTTATCCTGGGGTTATTTATGGACCTGGTAAAGTCACCGGAGGAAATGTTGTTGCAAAGATG CTGATAGAACGTTTCAGTGGACGATTACCTGGTTACATAGGCAATGGAAATGATAAATGTTCGTTCAGCCACGTTGATGATGTAGTGGAGGGGCACATTGCTGCTATGGAAAAGGGAAAAATTGGGGAGAGGTATTTACTGACGGGTGAAAATGCGTCGTTTAATCAAGTTTTTGATATGGCTGCTGTGATCACTAATACTAGAAAACCAATGGTTAGTATCCCTTTGTGGGTGATTGAATTGTATGGATGGTTGTCAGTATTATTCTCCCGAATCACTGGAAAGTTACCTCTCATCAGTCCACCG ACGGTGGATGTTTTAAGACATCAGTGGGAGTATTCCTGCGAGAAAGCTAAAAGGGAGCTAGATTATAAGCCCAGAAGCTTGAGAGAAGGGCTTGCGGAGGTACTACTCTGGTTAAAGAACTTGGGATTAATAAGATATTAG
- the LOC123916381 gene encoding B3 domain-containing protein At3g19184-like has translation MVAAVAAASYEDTRRKRMEENKKRMEALNLHQLSQSLHKSSSPISKPSPSKPRTVRKELVVVRRSGRVANLPAPIYKEVLIDRVILPRNRISRGGYNMYRDYSKRVYASDEAREEALEKAEKLQSDLDSDHPIFIKSMLQSHVTGGFWLGLPTHFCRTHLPTRDEAMTLIDEDGEESPTTYLAHKRGLSAGWRGFAIAHNLVDGDALIFELVNRTTFKVYIIRVNDPSEGKQLE, from the exons ATGGTGGCGGCAGTAGCAGCAGCATCATACGAAGACACTCGCCGGAAAAGAAtggaagaaaacaaaaagagaaTGGAAGCTCTCAATCTTCATCAACTTTCTCAATCCCTTCACAAATCCTCTTCCCCTATTTCAAAACCATCTCCTTCCAAACCTCGCACTGTCCGCAAAGAGCTTGTTGTTGTCCGACGCTCCGGCCGTGTCGCCAACTTGCCTGCTCCCATTTACAAAGAA GTTCTTATTGATCGCGTCATACTACCTAGAAATCGAATTTCAAG aGGAGGTTATAATATGTACAGAGATTATTCGAAGCGAGTGTATGCTTCCGATGAAGCTAGAGAGGAAGCATTGGAAAAGGCAGAAAAGTTGCAATCCGATTTAGATTCCGATCATCCGATTTTTATTAAGTCGATGCTTCAATCTCATGTAACTGGTGGATTCTGGCTG GGCCTTCCAACACATTTCTGCAGGACACACCTTCCAACACGGGACGAAGCGATGACTTTAATTGATGAGGATGGGGAGGAGTCTCCAACCACATATTTGGCTCATAAAAGAGGACTTAGCGCTGGGTGGAGAGGTTTTGCTATTGCTCATAACCTTGTTGATGGAGACGCTTTAATTTTTGAGTTAGTTAATCGCACTACATTCAAG GTGTACATTATTAGAGTGAATGATCCTTCGGAGGGTAAACAGCTCGAATGA